The following coding sequences lie in one Rutidosis leptorrhynchoides isolate AG116_Rl617_1_P2 chromosome 4, CSIRO_AGI_Rlap_v1, whole genome shotgun sequence genomic window:
- the LOC139843076 gene encoding formin-like protein 18 produces MALLRKLFYKKPPDGLLEISERLYGFSFCVCFLSIVNALQGSSASIPLHNNTMFPLFDCCFSTDVWEREEYKSYMVNTIGQLKEHYPDASILVFNFGDKESNQIASALSNYDLTIMDYPRQYGNCPLLPMEVIHHFLRSSESWLSLGQQNILLMHCERGGWPALAFMLAALLIYRKQYTGEYKTLDMVYKQAPRELLNIYLKLNPLPSQIRYLRYISRRNVGPEWPPLDRALTLDCVIIRMIPDFDGNGGCCPIFRIYGQDPFVSGDRSTKLLFSTTKTNKNIRYHVQGDIVLECINFQDDLSREKIMYRAMFNTAFIRSNILVLNREEIDTLWDAKDLFPRDFRAELLFSDMDDAASTVPVDLAGLDVEGLPIEAFAKVQELFNSVDWLDPKSDAALDVLNQIVGQQQSVEANNQDKDNVRLSLEIKRKHNADMDKEKHSSSDVGRPKVQSPIQPRSPSSPSRSHFSSNQQSQYVSNNRVEIGNLNQLPHGPPSKDTRCMTIQPSTTGLGTLLSRDKSGDILDTDRSKPSDHQSGAPFPSLIHHPSPLINDRTYIIVERSPSSASPPDPASPPQRPPPPPSPPLLSLKDNMVTRARPSPPLPPPPPPLPSLKDKPVKGVGPPPPPPPPPPPPPSRPVTEGTKESISSPVPPPPPPPRTPSSIGPPPPPPPITSAKGNSNRGVVPPPPPPLSRGGNVSRAPTPPPLFRGRSLSKTGSSKNQQIKKLKPLHWLKLTRAVSGSLWAETQRSGESVKAPEIDISELESLFSASNPKAEQGGAKSKSRAGVSNKPEKVQLIDHRRAYNCEIMLSKVKISLNELMDHVLTLEDSAMDADQVDNLIKFCPTNEEMETIKGYKGEKDKLGKCEQFFLEMMKVPRTESKLRVFSFKLQFNAQVSDLRENLNTVNSVVEQTRSSSKLKRVMQTILSLGNALNQGTARGSAVGFRLDSLLKLADTRAKNNRMTLMHYLCKVSISSFFFFLNRKKNWSSVFVLADKLPEVLDFSKDLSCLEPAAKIQLKYLAEEMQAISKGLEKVIQELSMAENDGPISEKFRKALKEFLSSAEGQVRSLANLYSAVGKNVDSLIVYFGEDPARCPYEQVVSTLLKFVRMFNQANEENAKQLELEKKKSEREASNEKLKLTRSDIKSEHDQNFTLPLLNI; encoded by the exons ATGGCGTTATTACGTAAATTATTTTACAAGAAACCGCCTGATGGACTTCTTGAGATTTCTGAAAGACTTTACG GTTTCAGTTTTTGTGTCTGTTTCTTGAGTATTGTAAACGCGCTGCAAGGATCATCAGCTTCTATTCCTTTACACAATAACACAATGTTTCCAT TATTCGACTGCTGTTTCTCCACCGATGTATGGGAACGAGAAGAATATAAAAGTTATATGGTTAACACCATTGGCCAGCTTAAGGAACATTACCCCGATGCATCGATTTTGGTTTTCAATTTCGGTGATAAAGAATCGAACCAGATCGCCTCTGCTTTATCAAATTATGATTTAACTATTATGGACTATCCTCGACAATACGGAAACTGTCCATTACTCCCAATGGAGGTTATTCATCACTTTTTGAGATCAAGCGAAAGTTGGCTCTCACTCGGACAACAGAATATACTTCTGATGCACTGTGAGCGGGGCGGTTGGCCGGCGTTAGCGTTCATGTTGGCGGCACTTTTGATCTACCGAAAACAGTATACCGGAGAATACAAGACTTTGGATATGGTTTATAAGCAAGCTCCTCGTGAACTTTTGAATATATATTTGAAGTTAAATCCTTTACCTTCTCAGATAAGGTACTTGCGGTATATATCGAGGAGAAATGTGGGTCCCGAATGGCCTCCGTTGGATCGGGCACTCACGTTGGATTGTGTGATAATTCGGATGATTCCCGATTTTGACGGGAACGGTGGTTGTTGCCCAATTTTCAGAATTTACGGTCAAGATCCTTTTGTTTCTGGTGATAGAAGTACTAAACTTCTGTTTTCAACCACAAAGACGAACAAAAATATTCGATA CCACGTTCAAGGCGACATTGTGCTGGAGTGTATCAACTTTCAAGATGATTTGTCTCGTGAAAAGATTATGTACCGTGCCATGTTCAACACAGCGTTTATAAGGTCGAATATCTTGGTACTTAATCGTGAGGAAATCGACACTCTTTGGGATGCTAAGGATCTGTTTCCCAGGGACTTTCGAGCTGAG CTTCTTTTCTCGGATATGGACGATGCAGCTTCTACAGTTCCAGTAGATTTGGCTGGTTTAGATGTGGAGGGTCTCCCTATAGAAGCATTTGCCAAAGTTCAAGAACTGTTTAATAGTGTTGATTGGCTAGATCCTAAAAGTGATGCCGCACTAGATGTTCTCAACCAGATAGTCGGTCAACAACAGTCCGTTGAAGCTAACAATCAGGATAAAGACAACGTCAGATTATCATTAGAAATAAAACGAAAGCACAACGCGGATATGGATAAGGAGAAACATTCGTCTTCTGATGTTGGTAGACCAAAGGTTCAATCACCTATTCAACCAAGATCACCGTCATCACCATCGCGGTCACATTTTTCTTCTAATCAACAATCACAATACGTTTCAAATAATAGAGTAGAAATAGGCAATCTTAATCAGCTTCCTCATGGCCCACCATCAAAGGACACACGGTGTATGACGATTCAACCATCTACGACAGGTCTTGGAACTCTTCTTTCGAGGGACAAAAGTGGTGACATACTTGACACTGATCGATCTAAGCCATCAGATCATCAAAGCGGGGCTCCGTTCCCTTCTTTAATTCACCATCCGAGCCCGTTAATAAATGATAGAACATATATCATAGTTGAACGGTCTCCATCCTCAGCATCTCCACCCGACCCCGCATCTCCACCGCAACGTCCGCCACCACCACCTTCACCTCCACTTTTGTCTTTGAAAGACAATATGGTTACGAGAGCCAGACCCTCTCCTCCACTACCACCGCCACCACCTCCACTCCCGTCTTTAAAAGATAAGCCAGTTAAGGGAGTGGGTCCCCCTCCTCCTCCTCCACCGCCCCCACCACCACCTCCATCTCGTCCTGTTACCGAAGGCACAAAAGAAAGCATTTCATCACCGGTGCCACCACCACCGCCTCCTCCTCGAACTCCTAGTTCTATCGGTCCACCACCTCCGCCGCCTCCGATTACTTCGGCGAAAGGAAATTCAAATAGGGGTGTTGTTCCACCCCCGCCCCCTCCTCTATCGAGAGGAGGAAACGTTTCTAGAGCTCCTACTCCTCCACCGTTGTTCAGGGGCCGTAGTTTGTCAAAAACAGGTTCTTCAAAAAATCAGCAAATCAAGAAGCTGAAACCTTTGCATTGGCTGAAGCTAACACGAGCGGTATCAGGAAGCTTGTGGGCTGAGACACAAAGATCTGGTGAATCTGTAAA GGCACCCGAGATTGATATATCAGAACTGGAGTCTCTCTTCTCAGCATCAAACCCAAAGGCAGAACAAGGGGGTGCAAAATCAAAATCACGGGCAGGTGTATCTAATAAACCTGAAAAAGTGCAACTG ATTGATCACAGGAGGGCATATAACTGTGAGATCATGCTTTCAAAGGTTAAAATATCACTGAACGAATTGATG gatCATGTTCTTACTTTAGAAGACTCAGCAATGGATGCAGATCAAGTGGACAACCTCATAAAGTTTTGTCCGACAAATGAGGAGATGGAGACAATTAAG GGTTACAAAGGGGAGAAGGATAAACTGGGCAAATGTGAACAG TTTTTCTTGGAGATGATGAAAGTTCCGCGTACAGAATCCAAGCTCAGAGTTTTCTCATTCAAGTTACAGTTTAATGCGCAG GTTTCTGATCTTAGGGAGAACCTTAACACTGTAAATTCGGTGGTGGAACAG ACTAGGAGTTCGAGTAAATTAAAAAGAGTCATGCAAACAATTCTTTCTCTGGGAAATGCGTTGAACCAGGGGACTGCAAGGG GATCGGCCGTTGGGTTCAGGTTGGATAGCCTCTTGAAACTTGCTGACACGCGTGCAAAGAACAATAGAATGACTCTCATGCATTATCTTTGTAAGGTATccatttcttctttttttttttttttaaataggaaAAAAAATTGGTCTTCAGTTTTC GTGCTTGCTGACAAACTACCCGAAGTTCTTGATTTTTCCAAGGATTTGAGCTGTTTAGAACCTGCGGCGAAG attcaaCTAAAATATTTGGCAGAGGAAATGCAAGCTATAAGCAAAGGATTAGAAAAAGTTATCCAGGAATTGTCAATGGCTGAAAATGATGGCCCCATTTCTGAAAAATTTCGGAAG GCCCTAAAGGAGTTCCTTTCTTCGGCAGAAGGTCAAGTAAGGTCCTTGGCTAATCTGTATTCTGCTGTG GGTAAGAATGTGGATTCCTTAATTGTTTACTTTGGTGAGGATCCAGCTCGTTGCCCGTATGAGCAAG TTGTTTCAACTCTGCTAAAGTTTGTGAGGATGTTTAATCAAGCAAATGAGGAAAATGCCAAACAGTTAGAATTGGAGAAGAAGAAATCGGAGAGGGAAGCCTCAAATGAAAAGTTGAAACTAACTCGGTCTGATATCAAGTCTGAACATGACCAGAACTTCACTCTGCCTCTTCTGAATATCTAG